Genomic DNA from Pedosphaera parvula Ellin514:
TTGATGTTTAGAATGCCCGGATAGGACGCCAGGGGCGGCATCCGGACTTATTTGCCTGGAGACCACCGCTTTTGGAAAGCGGGGACCGAACTGCTTGCCAGTGGTTTCAGATCAAGGGCCGGTGCGATGCGGGAGCTTTACAGAAAGCGCTGGTTTGGGAACGCTTTCCTGTGGACTCTTTTCTCAATGCCAGCCGTTGTGTTACCGACTCTGTTAAGAACTTGTGAAACATGGTTCCCGAAGGATGCAACGTTGTCCTGAAGCTGCGCGGACAGTACCATTGCCTGTGCGTATGCTCCAAGCTCTCGCAGAGTTTCCTGATGGGGCTAGGGTATGGGCATTTATACAATTGTTAAGTAGGTTAGTCTACTTACATGTATATGTAGCATCCGACGCAGGGGAGGCCGGAGAAGCGAAGAGCTTGTTTTCGAAGCTATTTTGGTTTATTCCTAAGGCATGAACCGCCGACAATTCCTCCAGGTCAGCGCCGCTGGGCTGGCCCTGTCCGCCCTGCCGAACTATGCCGCTGAATTTGCCGACCAGAAAAAGCGTGTGGGTTTGATCGGTTGCGGATGGTATGGCAAATGTGACTTATTCCGCCTCATTCAGGTTGCACCCGTGGAAGTGGTGTCACTTTGCGATGTGGACAAGAACATGCTGGCCAACGCCGCCGACATGGTGGCGGAGCGCCAGGTATCGAAAAAGAAGCCGCGCACGTATGGCGATTACCGGGAGATGTTGAAGGAAAAGGATCTGGACATTGTGCTGATTGCCCCGCCGGATCATTGGCATGCGCTGGCGATGATTGAGGCAGCCAAGGCTGGCGCTGACATCTATGTGCAAAAGCCAATCGGGGTTGATGTCATTGAATGCCAAGCCATGCTGACAGCTGCCCGCAAATACAAACGCGTGGTGCAGGTGGGGACTCAGCGCCGCAGCACGCCGCACCTGATAGAAGCTCGCGATACGATTGTCCGGGAAGGCAAACTCGGCAAGATCGGCATGGTGGAGATTTGCTGTTATTACCACATGCGTACGTCGGAGAATCCGCCCGATACGGCGCCGCCTGAAAACCTCGATTACGAAATGTGGACTGGTCCGGCGCCGATGCGCCCATACAACAAGCTGGTGCACCCACGTAGTTGGCGTGCATTCATGGAGTATGGAAACGGAATAGTGGGGGACATGTGCATTCACATGTACGACATGGCTCGTTGGATGCTGGAGTTGGGCTGGCCGAAGAGCGTTAGTTCGTTCGGAGGCATCCTGGTTGACAAGCACGGCAAATCCAATATTTCCGATACTCAAACCATCACGTTTAATCATGGCGATCTGCCGATTGTCTGGACTCATCGCACCTGGGGAGAAGCGCCTGACCCCAAATACCAATGGGCCGCGATTTTCTACGGCGATAAAGGGACGCTCAAGGCTGGACTGATGGGATACGATTTCATTCCGCAGGGAAAAGGGCAGCCGGTGCATCGCGATGTGACCTATGAATTGGAACAATATCCCGAGGATAAGACCGAGAAGGATTTGGAAAAACATGTCGCTCCAGCCATTCGCGGGCACATGAAGAATTTTCTTTCGTGCATAGCAGATCGCAGCAAGCCAGTGGCCGACATTGAGCAGGGATATATTTCGAGTGCCGCCTGCATTCTGGGCAATCTTTCCATGAAGCTGGGGCGTTCGCTGGCCTGGGATGCCGCCAAAGGGCAGGTGGTCGAGGATGGAGAGGCGAATCA
This window encodes:
- a CDS encoding Gfo/Idh/MocA family protein, whose translation is MNRRQFLQVSAAGLALSALPNYAAEFADQKKRVGLIGCGWYGKCDLFRLIQVAPVEVVSLCDVDKNMLANAADMVAERQVSKKKPRTYGDYREMLKEKDLDIVLIAPPDHWHALAMIEAAKAGADIYVQKPIGVDVIECQAMLTAARKYKRVVQVGTQRRSTPHLIEARDTIVREGKLGKIGMVEICCYYHMRTSENPPDTAPPENLDYEMWTGPAPMRPYNKLVHPRSWRAFMEYGNGIVGDMCIHMYDMARWMLELGWPKSVSSFGGILVDKHGKSNISDTQTITFNHGDLPIVWTHRTWGEAPDPKYQWAAIFYGDKGTLKAGLMGYDFIPQGKGQPVHRDVTYELEQYPEDKTEKDLEKHVAPAIRGHMKNFLSCIADRSKPVADIEQGYISSAACILGNLSMKLGRSLAWDAAKGQVVEDGEANQLLCRPYRTPWVHPYPDKV